A window of the Salmo trutta chromosome 25, fSalTru1.1, whole genome shotgun sequence genome harbors these coding sequences:
- the LOC115162565 gene encoding zinc finger protein Rlf isoform X1, whose protein sequence is MADSDVEPAPWSNRLSNSAEDTFVAMECLLTTLRALEATLWQQDMSEISSTEYCDNFCQALMHYAGSRNSVEHGLPLLEVYCLSINCFAAARPHLTADSDNVALVLKRLALSCFELLLSVPENEIPYEAWVQFYRSVQVAHDALLEYGSADLQALLQITGEGGAWSNPVLSALLTGRPTNIEEVEAYIALEGEGFMEMRVKHLEKVGEVAKAVVLAKSCAECHLVSNQTTFRQTYVSLLCHLLPGEEAIMEISRLDCKDVLDITCSLETEGEENTAFILCTTFLTQQLQQQSLYCSWELTLLWSKLQRRIDPSLESLLEHCLQLGAIAKTVYHLLFLVHVIRTEAEVLGLASSVELCVKALQLPNQEDRETRISVCKTVACLLPDDLEVLRACQLTEFLLGLSHVAFSSLEELSLQTDQKYDLENAIIPNSLRCELLLALKAHWPFDPEFWDWKTLKHQCIRLLGLEPEPEEEEGGQQVSLGQDVKEEVERGSVDMPREYLNGTIVGIDGHNKDEENERDSKPPLKPDAEQGSLQKKYKFFCKICKKSVTETRILLHSKRHEKNGVFTCPVCLKKFKSRKDFIPHTKLHLRMPSRSTKQKDKKRIDWDKEMEDDLETVEIARDPSLMLYYQSTHDPDVFEHILEQASSAPRKPGHEDNVTFDYINVHFELQNHDMYTCPATHCTKTFKHSKYLGVHLKSEHRVGDQNVKHYFEMKDRREKCAYCRRHFMSAYHHRRHQRLHYGDLPYICIVTGCGARFSTSNKLVAHKHSHGYQLSYQCELQGCSLSFSDLGQVYHHEAQHFRDAAYSCTSLECKKFYFSKKEFSRHLATHGITFSEEDFEAQRKAKIKHLESITEDIASSKKYCETKTVLEEVVSGGNNATSYTGSASSSHVSSCKELNGTMTSVAVCFDGKKFTCGFERCGLTFSKARDVHKHLRCIHPEHFKAENKELNLDKEKGLKSSKGLKVKTEQDHDDQNKHEHAVCLLMKGSSQGNACPSLIKNTTTSPSCLANDNDHLREILIGLSQLSLTPSNSTNGYSEPSHPMSGSTTSNICCHQSVGTRSPVVLLQKRAPPAVGERRKLTSNAESSVAHSLPSEQQLESDQISPYVVQASTKPYLCELNGCNFRCVISTTLRRHYMNKHHFSEEKVKGMKILKSLTFKCHLCFKCHREKTDLRVHYLQTHRLSEAVVEKMSWSKKWVEGKPPEPTKPTVSLIQKAQTVTWQHPSWQQKYQKKKIMWRRQNIVQFAKSGDKSKKWAPSSVLGHFEEEEESEDGDTQRGRGSIYMCKHKDCGMLFCHTYSLYRHKKKHHSQVMGHPSMLSEDPALQKFRCSYADCNASYLLNSSLVRHLESEHPYQVNRSLKHHRKSYPYQATMYCKYEGCTQVFTQSSSLKKHVLSSHLNYYDSLVLRLQNTYNDTSVTGCQKKFIFTSSTPQKDATKLSLRQSPRHCPKSPEDVKAEETSEEHDEDDGEILNVDQSIVESKSKRKFEDMVFRSHEEALQMCQDRCRREAYPCMVQGCDSVVKSIRSMRRHYLNCHKLTNRAFKLNEDKLVFSAEQLEELIQRNAVLSVWPDMTRAPNGVLKMEYQAEPENPGGPSVPMSLHSIKAETRDDHDPLGFKEEPPAERNVLVGADDLLYGEPSRHTEDPATQNSHSQEAWPRRRSSNPPALDLSPPSSLRFSVDESFLGSSGKDGGKPTNISVPLPSPQARQPLKRKHELPEHPPISKDPQPQSPPPRTFDLATYKPMGFESSFLKFIQENSKDKDAERPRASHCNNPRPDPPVVSARRRDSYRRSCSVKENSQVGLTTTCSSWAHSSPLKPLPRTGECTSVQNLHVILEKALASCGDLAIKQLQHLRPVVVLERPTFFTSLLDLFPTKTNDKLLLEGL, encoded by the exons ATGGCGGATAGTGATGTTGAACCAGCACCCTGGAGTAATCGGCTGTCTAACTCTGCCGAGGACACTTTCGTCGCCATGGAATGCTTGCTGACTACCTTGAGAGCCCTGGAAGCAACGCTCTGGCAACAAGACATGTCGGAAATATCTTCCACCGAATATTGCGACAACTTCTGCCAG GCACTGATGCACTATGCTGGGAGCAGGAATTCTGTGGAGCATGGTCTTCCCCTTCTGGAGGTCTACTGCCTGTCCATCAACTGCTTTGCTGCTGCAAGGCCACACCTCACCGCAGACTCTGATAATGTGGCCCTCGTGTTAAAGAGACTAGCATT GAGCTGTTTTGAACTGTTGCTATCTGTGCCTGAAAATGAAATCCCTTATGAGGCCTGGGTTCAATTTTACCGTTCCGTTCAG GTGGCACATGATGCCTTGTTGGAGTATGGGAGCGCAGACCTGCAAGCCTTGCTCCAGATCACAGGAGAGGGGGGAGCGTGGAGTAACCCTGTCCTAAGCGCCCTTCTCACCGGTCGCCCCACAAACATAGAGGAAG TTGAGGCGTACATCGCCTTGGAGGGGGAGGGCTTCATGGAGATGCGGGTCAAACACCTGGAGAAAGTGGGGGAGGTGGCGAAGGCTGTTGTGCTGGCTAAGTCCTGTGCCGAATGCCACCTCGTCTCCAACCAAACCACCTTCCGGCAGACCTacgtctctctcctctgccaccTGCTGCCCGGTGAGGAGGCCATCATGGAG ATATCCAGGCTGGACTGTAAGGATGTGCTGGATATTACATGCAGTttggagacagagggggaggaaaACACAGCCTTCATCCTGTGCACCACCTTCCTAACTCAACAGCTGCAGCAGCAAAGCCTGTACTGCTCCTG GGAGCTCACACTGTTGTGGAGTAAGCTTCAGAGAAGGATTGACCCATCTTTGGAATCACTGCTGGAGCATTGCCTGCAGCTAGGTGCCATTGCTAAGACCGTTTACCATCTGCTCTTCCTTGTGCACGTCATTCGGACAGAG GCAGAGGTGCTAGGTCTGGCTTCGTCTGTGGAGTTATGTGTTAAAGCACTACAGCTCCCAAATCAAGAGGACAGGGAGACAAGGATTTCGGTGTGCAAGACTGTAGCCTGCCTCCTACCAGATGATCTTGAGGTGTTGCGGGCTTGCCAGCTGACAGAGTTTCTTTTAGGCCTCTCTCATGTGGCCTTCAGCTCCCTTGAAGAGCTCTCTCTGCAGACCGATCAGAAGTATGACCTGGAAAATGCCATCATCCCCAACTCCCTGCGGTGTGAACTGCTCCTGGCACTTAAAGCCCACTGGCCTTTCGACCCTGAATTCTGGGACTGGAAAACACTCAAGCATCAGTGCATCAGGCTGCTAGGGCTTGAGCCTGagccagaggaggaagagggggggcaGCAGGTTAGTCTTGGGCAGGATGtaaaggaggaggtggagaggggatCTGTTGATATGCCAAGAGAATACTTAAATGGGACAATTGTTGGCATTGATGGTCATAATAAAGATGAGGAAAATGAGAGGGACAGTAAACCACCTTTGAAGCCAGATGCTGAGCAGGGCTCACTTCAGAAGAAATACAAGTTCTTCTGCAAGATTTGTAAGAAAAGTGTTACTGAAACGCGAATCCTTCTTCACTCTAAGAGGCATGAAAAAAACGGTGTTTTCACCTGCCCCGTCTGCCTGAAGAAGTTTAAGAGCAGAAAAGATTTTATCCCACATACTAAACTACACCTTCGAATGCCATCCAGAAGCACTAAGCAAAAGGACAAAAAGAGGATTGATTGGGATAAAGAAATGGAGGATGACTTGGAGACTGTTGAGATTGCTCGTGATCCATCCTTAATGCTGTACTACCAGTCCACACATGATCCTGATGTTTTCGAGCACATTTTAGAACAAGCTTCATCTGCACCCAGGAAGCCTGGACATGAAGATAACGTCACATTTGATTACATTAACGTTCATTTTGAATTGCAGAATCATGACATGTACACATGCCCTGCCACTCACTGTACAAAGACTTTTAAGCATTCCAAGTACTTGGGTGTGCACTTAAAATCAGAACACCGTGTTGGGGACCAGAACGTGAAACATTATTTTGAAATGAAAGACCGTAGGGAAAAGTGCGCTTACTGCCGGCGCCACTTCATGTCTGCATATCACCACCGAAGACATCAGCGTTTGCACTACGGTGACCTGCCTTACATTTGTATAGTCACAGGTTGTGGTGCTCGATTCAGCACCTCCAATAAGCTTGTCGCACATAAGCATAGCCATGGCTATCAACTTAGCTACCAGTGTGAGCTCCAAGGATGtagtctttctttctctgacttGGGGCAGGTATACCACCATGAAGCGCAGCACTTTCGTGATGCTGCATACAGCTGCACTAGCCTTGAATGCAAAAAGTTCTACTTTTCTAAAAAGGAATTCAGCAGGCATTTAGCCACACACGGCATTACCTTCTCTGAGGAAGACTTTGAGGCACAGAGGAAGGCCAAAATAAAACATCTTGAATCCATAACTGAGGACATAGCCAGCTCCAAAAAGTATTGTGAAACAAAGACTGTACTGGAGGAGGTAGTCAGTGGGGGAAACAATGCTACTTCCTATACAGGCAGTGCGTCCTCGTCACATGTGTCGAGCTGCAAGGAGCTCAACGGCACAATGACATCGGTTGCTGTGTGCTTTGATGGAAAAAAGTTCACTTGTGGTTTTGAGAGGTGTGGATTGACCTTCTCCAAAGCCAGAGATGTTCACAAGCACCTGAGGTGTATTCATCCAGAGCATTTCAAGGCAGAGAATAAGGAACTCAATCTTGACAAAGAAAAGGGCTTAAAATCATCTAAAGGTCTAAAGGTCAAAACAGAGCAGGACCATGATGACCAGAACAAACATGAACATGCAGTTTGTCTGCTAATGAAGGGATCAAGCCAGGGAAATGCTTGCCCTTCCCTTATTAAGAACACCACAACATCTCCATCATGCCTTGCCAATGATAATGACCATTTGAGAGAGATTTTGATTGGGCTTAGCCAGCTTAGTCTGACTCCCTCCAACTCTACAAATGGATATAGTGAGCCCTCCCACCCAATGTCAGGGTCCACCACATCAAATATATGCTGCCATCAGAGTGTTGGCACCAGGTCCCCAGTTGTGTTATTGCAAAAGAGAGCTCCACCCGCTGTTGGTGAGAGGAGGAAATTGACATCAAACGCTGAATCGTCAGTAGCCCACAGTCTACCCTCAGAGCAACAATTAGAGTCAGACCAGATCAGCCCCTATGTTGTGCAAGCCTCTACTAAGCCATACTTATGTGAGCTTAATGGCTGCAATTTTAGATGTGTGATTAGCACTACCCTAAGGCGCCACTACATGAACAAGCATCATTTCTCAGAGGAGAAGGTGAAAGGAATGAAGATCCTCAAGTCACTGACATTTAAGTGCCACCTCTGCTTCAAATGCCATAGAGAGAAGACAGACTTGAGGGTTCATTATCTTCAGACTCATAGACTTAGCGAGGCAGTTGTGGAGAAAATGAGCTGGTCTAAAAAGTGGGTTGAGGGTAAACCCCCAGAACCCACCAAGCCCACAGTCTCCCTTATACAAAAAGCTCAGACCGTCACCTGGCAACACCCCTCCTGGCAGCAGAAGTaccaaaaaaagaaaataatgtgGAGGCGACAAAACATTGTACAATTTGCTAAGTCTGGAGACAAGAGTAAGAAATGGGCTCCATCTTCTGTGCTGGGTCActttgaagaggaggaggaaagtgagGATGGAGATACGCAAAGAGGCAGGGGCAGCATTTATATGTGCAAGCACAAGGACTGTGGGATGCTTTTCTGTCACACCTACAGTCTTTATCGCCACAAGAAGAAGCATCATTCACAGGTGATGGGTCATCCTTCCATGCTTTCAGAAGACCCAGCTTTACAGAAGTTTAGGTGCAGCTACGCCGACTGTAATGCCTCTTACCTCCTGAACAGTAGCTTGGTGCGTCACTTGGAGAGTGAGCATCCTTACCAGGTGAACCGTAGCCTAAAGCATCACAGAAAGAGTTATCCTTACCAGGCGACCATGTACTGCAAGTATGAGGGCTGTACACAAGTGTTCACCCAAAGCAGTAGTCTGAAAAAACATGTACTCTCTAGCCACCTCAATTACTATGATTCACTTGTATTGCGTCTCCAGAATACTTACAATGACACTTCAGTCACTGGTTGCCAAAAAAAGTTTATCTTCACATCCTCAACGCCACAAAAAGATGCAACCAAACTGTCTCTCAGGCAATCTCCGAGACACTGCCCAAAGTCTCCCGAAGATGTTAAGGCTGAAGAAACTAGTGAAGAGCATGATGAAGATGATGGTGAAATTTTGAATGTTGACCAAAGTATTGTAGAGTCCAAATCAAAACGCAAGTTTGAAGATATGGTCTTCCGTTCCCACGAGGAGGCCTTGCAGATGTGCCAAGATCGCTGTCGACGTGAAGCGTACCCATGCATGGTGCAGGGTTGTGATTCTGTAGTCAAATCTATACGTAGTATGCGGCGTCACTATTTGAATTGCCACAAATTAACCAATCGGGCTTTTAAATTGAATGAGGATAAGCTTGTGTTTAGTGCAGAGCAACTGGAGGAGCTGATACAGAGGAATGCTGTATTATCTGTGTGGCCTGATATGACGAGGGCACCTAACGGAGTTCTGAAGATGGAGTATCAAGCAGAGCCAGAGAACCCTGGTGGTCCATCTGTGCCTATGAGTCTGCACTCCATCAAAGCAGAAACACGTGATGACCATGACCCACTGGGGTTCAAAGAGGAGCCACCTGCTGAGAGGAATGTTTTGGTCGGTGCAGATGACTTGCTTTATGGAGAACCTAGTAGGCACACAGAGGACCCTGCTACTCAGAACAGCCACAGCCAAGAGGCGTGGCCAAGGCGAAGATCCTCAAACCCACCCGCTCTTGATCTCTCTCCGCCATCCTCCCTCAGATTCAGTGTTGATGAGAGCTTCTTGGGCAGTTCAGGCAAAGATGGTGGCAAACCAACAAACATTTCGGTGCCCTTGCCCTCCCCTCAAGCCCGCCAGCCACTTAAACGTAAGCACGAGCTACCTGAGCACCCTCCCATTTCAAAGGACCCCCAGCCTCAAAGCCCCCCCCCTCGCACATTTGACCTGGCTACTTACAAACCTATGGGATTCGAGTCATCTTTCCTGAAGTTCATACAGGAGAACTCCAAGGATAAGGATGCTGAGAGGCCCCGGGCTTCACACTGCAACAACCCCAGGCCTGATCCACCTGTGGTGTCAGCTCGGCGGCGGGATTCCTacagacgtagctgttctgtaAAGGAGAACAGCCAGGTGGGACTCACTACTACCTGTAGCAGTTGGGCTCATTCTTCCCCACTTAAGCCTCTTCCCAGGACAGGGGAATGCACATCAGTCCAAAACTTACACGTCATCTTAGAAAAGGCTCTTGCAAGTTGTGGTGACCTAGCCATTAAGCAGCTGCAGCACCTAAGGCCTGTAGTGGTTCTTGAGAGACCAACGTTTTTCACTTCCTTGCTTGACCTCTTCCCCACAAAAACGAATGATAAGCTACTTCTCGAAGGTTTGTAG
- the LOC115162565 gene encoding zinc finger protein Rlf isoform X2, translating to MADSDVEPAPWSNRLSNSAEDTFVAMECLLTTLRALEATLWQQDMSEISSTEYCDNFCQALMHYAGSRNSVEHGLPLLEVYCLSINCFAAARPHLTADSDNVALVLKRLALSCFELLLSVPENEIPYEAWVQFYRSVQVAHDALLEYGSADLQALLQITGEGGAWSNPVLSALLTGRPTNIEEVEAYIALEGEGFMEMRVKHLEKVGEVAKAVVLAKSCAECHLVSNQTTFRQTYVSLLCHLLPDIQAGL from the exons ATGGCGGATAGTGATGTTGAACCAGCACCCTGGAGTAATCGGCTGTCTAACTCTGCCGAGGACACTTTCGTCGCCATGGAATGCTTGCTGACTACCTTGAGAGCCCTGGAAGCAACGCTCTGGCAACAAGACATGTCGGAAATATCTTCCACCGAATATTGCGACAACTTCTGCCAG GCACTGATGCACTATGCTGGGAGCAGGAATTCTGTGGAGCATGGTCTTCCCCTTCTGGAGGTCTACTGCCTGTCCATCAACTGCTTTGCTGCTGCAAGGCCACACCTCACCGCAGACTCTGATAATGTGGCCCTCGTGTTAAAGAGACTAGCATT GAGCTGTTTTGAACTGTTGCTATCTGTGCCTGAAAATGAAATCCCTTATGAGGCCTGGGTTCAATTTTACCGTTCCGTTCAG GTGGCACATGATGCCTTGTTGGAGTATGGGAGCGCAGACCTGCAAGCCTTGCTCCAGATCACAGGAGAGGGGGGAGCGTGGAGTAACCCTGTCCTAAGCGCCCTTCTCACCGGTCGCCCCACAAACATAGAGGAAG TTGAGGCGTACATCGCCTTGGAGGGGGAGGGCTTCATGGAGATGCGGGTCAAACACCTGGAGAAAGTGGGGGAGGTGGCGAAGGCTGTTGTGCTGGCTAAGTCCTGTGCCGAATGCCACCTCGTCTCCAACCAAACCACCTTCCGGCAGACCTacgtctctctcctctgccaccTGCTGCCCG ATATCCAGGCTGGACTGTAA